The Streptomyces sp. BHT-5-2 genomic interval CGCGGCAGCGTCCCCGTGTGGAGCACGCCCAGTCGCTGCGTCGCCCGCGTGAGCGCGACATACAGATCGCTCGCCCCGAACTCCCCAGGTTCGGCCACCAGCACCGTGTCGAACTCCAGCCCCTTGGCCTGGCGCGGGTCCAGTATCACCACCGGGTTGGTGAGGTCGGGGGCCGGGCCGGCGGAGGCCGTCGGGAGGGCGGCCGCCAGGGCGGCACAGCGCTCACGCGGGGCGATCACGGCGAGCCGGCCCCCGTGGTCGCCTTCCGCTTCGCGGGCCACGGCTTGGGCGACGGCCGCCGGCAGGTCGTCGGTGCGCCGGGCCCACGGGTGGACGCCGGTCGAACGGATCGACTTCGGCGGCACGAACGACGGGTCGAGGGACCGGGGGATCTCCGCCGCGGCCTCCATGATCTCCGTCGGCGTACGGTAGTTGACGCCCAGTCGGACGTGTTCCCAGCGTTCGCCGACGTGCGGCGTCAGGATGCTCTCCCAGGCACCGCAGCCACCCGGTTCCGAGGTCTGCGCGGGGTCGCCGACCAGGGTCATGGAACGGGTCGGGCAACGGCGCATCAGCAGCCGCCACAGCATCGGCGAGAGCTCCTGCGCCTCGTCGACGATGATGTGGCCGAAGGCCCAGGTGCGGTCCGCCGCGGCGCGTTCGGCGGCGGTGCGGTGGTCGGCCTCCTCCTGACGTTCGGCGAGCCGGTCGGCGTCGATCAGGTCGTGCGCGGCCAGCACCTCGGAGTCCTCGTCGTCCCGGTCCTCGAACTCCTGGGTGCGCGAACCGTAGGAGAGGTCCAGCACGCCCTGTGCGTAGGCGATGAGTTCCTGGCGTTCGGCCTCGGCGGCGGCCCGCACGGCCGAGTCGTCCTCGCCGAGGAGTTCGGCGGCCTCGTCCAGCAGCGCGACGTCCGCCGGGGTCCAGGCACCGCCGGTGCGGCGGATCGCGGCCGCGTCGGCGTCGGGCAGATGGACCGGCTCGGCGAGGAAGTCGGCGACCAGCTGCTGCGCGGTGAGGGACGGCCACAGCTCCTCGATGGCGCCGTGCACCGCGCCGCTGGTGGCGATGGCCTTGCCCAACTGGGCGATGTCGTCCGGGCCGAGGAGGTTGGGGCCGCCGTAGGGGTCGGCGCCGATCCGCTCGGCGAGTTGTGCGGTGAGTGCGTCGATCACGTGGAAGGCGAAGTGCGGGCGCGCGAGGTTGTGCGGCAGCAGGGTGGCCCGGGCCTGCCGGCGGGCCTCCGCCGCGATCGTCGCGTCCAGATGCAGTTCGCCGTCCTCGTGGTCGATGACGAGGACCGGGTCGGGGAGGGACTGTTGGTCGGTCACGGACCGCGCGAGGGCGTCGGCCATCGCCGCGCCGCCCTTGACCTCGGCCGCGCGGGGCGTGTCGGTGCCGGTGGCGGTCACGCCGGGGAACAGCTCCCCGGGCGTCGCCAGCAGCACACCGGTCTCGCCGAGCGAGGGCAGCACCTGGCCGATGTAGCCGAGGAACGCCGGGTTGGGTCCGACGATCAGCACCGCGCGCCGGGCGAGCTGCGCGCGGTGTGCGTACAGCAGATACGCGGCCCGGTGCAGCGCCACGACGGTCTTGCCGGTGCCCGGACCGCCTTCGACGACGAGGACGCCGTCGTGCGGGGCGCGGATGATGCGGTCCTGGTCGGCCTGGATGGTCTGCACGATGTCGTGCATGCGGCCGGTGCGGGCCGCGTCCAGCGACGCCAGCAGGACGGCGTCCGCGTCGGCCCCTTCGTGTCCGGTGCGCTCGGAGTCGGCGAGGTCGAGGATCTCGTCGTGCAGCGCGGTGACCCGGCGGCCCTTGGTGGTCAGGTGGCGCCGGCGCCGCAGTCCCATCGGGGTGTGCCCGGTGGCGAGGTAGAAGGGGCGGGCGACGTCGGCCCGCCAATCGATGACCAGCGGAGTGCGGTCGGCGTCGTCGCGCCGGATGCCGATCCGGCCGATGTGGTGGTCGCGGCCGTCCCGGAAGGCCAGTCGGCCGAAGCACAGCCCGTGCTCCCCGGCTTCGAAGCCGGCCAGCAGTTCGGCCTGTTCGGCGACCAGCACATCCCGTTCCAGACGTGCCTGGAACGTGCCCCCGGCGTGCGGGAGGGCTTCGTCCATAGCCGACCGCGCCCCGGACCGCAGGGCGTCGAGGCGTTCGTGGAGCAGGTCCACGAATTCCTGCTCCTTACGCAATTCCTCGTTTGACAATTCAACTCCGCTCGAATATGCTGTGCAGCAGTGAGGGTTTGGGTTGCACTTTATGAATGGCCCCTTGAGTCGCTTTCTCGGCACATGCAAACGCTCAATATACGTGGAGAAATCCCCCCACTGTCAATCCCCGATCGCATCGTATTGCGACGGGGTTTTTCTTTTGCCCGATTCCCGGCTGCCCGGCTCCCGGTCGGTCTACCGGCTCCCCGGCCGGGCCGCCGGCGTCTGGCCGGCGACCGGGCCGTGCGGGAGCTCCCCCTCGTGCGAGGCGCTCGGGTGGCGGGTCAGCGCCCCGGTGTCCGTGCGGCCGGGCGGCCGACCGGCCGGTCTCCGTCGGGCCGGGACCACCACAGCGCCTCACCACGGGTCAGCCCCGGCAGCCGGTGCTCGGCGGTGCGCACCCCGCTGGCCGGGATCATGCCCTTGACCAGCCATGACGTCGTACCGCCCGCGGTCTCCGAGAGTTCCGCGCCGAGCCCGGTGAGGCACGAGGTGACGGCCGGCAGGGTGTCGAGGGGGATGTCCACGTCGAAGGTGTGGCAGGGCTCGTAGAGCTGCGTCCCGGCGTCGTCCAGGGCCCGCCGGAGCACCAGCGGGGTCAGGCCCCGGAAGTCGCCCGCCGTGCTGAGCGGGCCCACGAAGCCCGAGCGGGTCAGGGTGACGGCGCAGTCGGTGACCGACCAGCCGCGCGGGCCGCTGCGGAGCGCGGAATGCACCGTCTCCTCGATGGCGGTGTGGAAGGCGTGCGGGAGGGCGCCCAGCTCGGTCTCGTACCGGAAGGCGACGCCGGAACCGCGCTGCCCGGGCTCGACGCGCAGCCCGACCGTGGCCCAGAAGCCGCTCGGGGCGGGGACCCGCCGCCCGATCTCCTCGGTCGCCTCGCCGACGCCCACCGGCCGTTCCAGAAAGACGGTCCTGGTGGGCTCGAAGACGGCCTCGATCCCGAAGTCGTGGGCGAGCGTCGCCGCCAGGATCTCCTTCTGGATCTCGCCGTAGAGCAGGACCGTCGTGGCGCCGTCGGGTCCGGCGTCGGCGTGGATGAGGGGGTCCTGCTCGGCGAGGTGCTGGAGGGCCGCGTGCAGCCGGGACGCCGCGCCGGGCGCCGCCTCACGGGGGCGGACCAGCGTCCGGAGGGTGGGGGCGGGGAAGCGCGGCGGGCGTGGGCCGTCGTCCAGGCCCGCCGGATCGGTGAGCCGGTCGCCGACCCGTACCTCCGCCAGACCGCCGATCTTTGCGATGTTGCCCGGCGTCAACTGCCGCGTGCCGTCGCCGCCGTGGCGCCGTCCGACGACGTGGAGGGAGGTGATCTGGCCGTGGTGCGTCAGTCGAGCGCCGTCCGGGCCGTTGCGATGGAGGGCCACCCGTTGGCGCGCGGCCAGCGTGCCGGTGAACAGGCGCAGACAGGCGGTCTTCTTCCCGGACGGTTCGCGCTCGACGGCGAAGACCGTGCCGCGCGGTGGCGCCGCGCGGTTCGGAGTCGTGTCGCCACCGGCGGGTGCCGGCCGGAGCAGGCCGGTGATCCCGTCGATCAGCGCACCGATGCCCGCTCCGCTGCGCGCCGAGCCGAAGTGGACGGGGTGGGTGGTGCCGTTCCGCGTGTGTGCGGCGAGTGCGGTGCGCAGCTCGTCGGCCGAGGGGTACGGGCCGTCCACGACGCGGGCCAGCAGTGCGTCGTCGATCTCGGCCAGCGCCTCGGCGACCCGGGTGCGGAACTCCGGGTCGTCGTCGAGCGCGGGCGAGAGCGCCCGGGCGGACGGCGTGCCGAGCTCCCGTACCGTCGTCATCGGGACGAGGTGCGGGACCAGCTTGCGCCGGATGTCGGCGAGCAGGGCGTCGTCGCGGGCGCCCACCCGGTCGATCTTGTTGACGAAGAGCAGCACCGGCAGCCGCATGTCCCGCAGCGTCCGCATCAGGACACGGGTGTGCGCCTGGACGCCCTCGACGGCGGAGAGCACCAGCACGGCGCCGTCCAGGACGCCGAGGACGCGTTCCACCTCGGCGACGAAGTCGGAGTGCCCGGGGGTGTCGATCAGGTTGACCTGCGTGGTGCCGGCCGTGAAGGAGGCCACCGCCGAGCGCACGGTGATGCCGCGCTGCCGCTCGATGAGGCCGGTGTCGGTCTGGGTGTCGCCGGCGTCGACGCTGCCGAGCCGGCCGATGGCGCCGGTGTCGAACAGCAGGCGCTCGGTCAGGCTGGTCTTACCCGCGTCGACGTGGGCCAGGATGCCGATGTTCAGGGTGTGCTGGATGTGCATGGGTGCCGAAGTCCTCGAAATTCACCGTCCGGTAGGGGCGCTGGGGGTTTTCGAGGAATCGGCGCATGGGGGTGCTCCCGCTCTGTGGACGATCGGCCGGCGAACAGCCTGGTGGCCTCAGGGCGGCGTCGGCAACTGATTTTCCCGGTCCGCGCGCAAGGGCCGGACGGCGCCGTGCCGTCCGGCCCTTGCGGTGTATCGGTCTGTGCCCGTTCGGACGCGCGGTCAGCGCGCGTGATGGCGCCCCAGGGTGAGGCGGTAGAGGAGCAGGACGATCAGGGAGCCGACGATGGCGGCGATCCACGTCGACAGATGGAAGAAGCCGTTGATCGAGTGGACCCCGAAGATCACCTTCCCCAGCCAGCCGCCCAGCAGGCCGCCCGCGATGCCGATCAGCATGGTGATCAGGCAGCCGCCGGGGTCCTTGCCGGGCATCAGGGCCTTGGCGATGGCACCGGCGAGCAGGCCGATCAGGGCCCAGGCGAGAATTCCCATGTCCGCAACCTCTCCGCAGGGATTCTTTCGATTCTCTCGATGCGTAAAGACTGGTTCCCGCGGCGACGGCTTTCACGCCGGCCTGCTGCAAACGCGTGACGGGACGGGGCGCGGGCGGTGCCCTGCGCACAGGCCCGGTGCGTCCGTCAACCTCGGTTGATTGCCTGACCTGCTCAACCATAGGCTTACGGCCATGACTCAGGGCTCGGACGTCGAGGACTTGGCCGGCGCGCTCTACGGAAGCATCGGTCTGTTGGCCAGGCGCCTGCGCCAGCTCCAGGCACCCGGCGAGCTCTCGCTGCCCGAGCGCGCCGCGTTGGCGCGGCTGGACCGGGGCGGCCCGGCCACGGCGGCCGAGCTGGCCCGTGCCGAGCAGATCACGTCCCAGGCCATGGGGACCACCCTGGGCGTGCTGGAGGAGCGCGGCTTCGTCGAGCGCCGGCGCGATCCGCACGACGGCCGGCGGATCATCATGTCGCTGACCGAGGTCGGCGTCGAGGTGCTGCGGCACAAGCGGGACGCCCGGGCCAGGCAGTTGGCGAAGGCCATCGAGGAGCAGTTCACCGGCGCCGAGCTGGCGACGTTGAAGGCGGCCGCCCCGCTGATCGAGCGGCTGGGCGACAGCCTCTGACGCGACGGCCCCGCCGACCGCTCGGACAGGCACCGGTCCGAACCCGGGCCGGAGCCGTCGCGCACGCGCCGATCCGGTCCCGCGCGGCCTCAGTCCCGCCCGCTCGCAGGCCGAGCGGATCGTTCGTACGTGCCCACCAGGCGCGCCAGTTGACGGCCGACCGTGCGCAGGGGTTCCTCGCTGCGGGTGACCTGCGCGGTGACCTCGGCACCTTCCAGGGCGCCGATGATGGTGGTGGCCAGTTCCCCGGCGTCCCGGGCGGGCAGGCCGCTGCGCAGCAGCTTGTCGCGGACAAGCTGTTCCCAGTCGTGCAGGGCCGCCGCGCACGCCTGTTGGATCGGCGAGTCGGTGCCGAGCGTTTCCAGGGCCGCCGCGGTGACCGGGCAGCCCTCGATCCAGCCCGACTCCCTTAGTTCTTCGGCGAGTTGACCGGCGCAGGCGTCCACTGCCGCCGCCGGATCGGGCTCGGCGTCCAGCGCGCTCTTCAGGAGTGCGGCGAATTCCCGGCTGCTGTGCTCGATCGCGGCGACCGCGACGGTCTCCTTGCCGCCGGGGAAGAAGTGGTAGACGGAGCCCAGGGTGGCCTGCGCCTCCTGGGCGATCTGCTTGATGCCGGTGCCGACATAGCCCTGCCGTTGGAGGAGGCGGGCTGCGGTGACGATGATCCGGTCCCGGGTGCTGGTCTGCATGGTGCCACCGTACCCACTGGTGAGTAGAGCGCTCGTTCTAGTGGTGTGGTACGTTCTCGGCACGCGCTAAATAGAGCGTTCGTTTTAGTGAGGGGCGGAAGGATTTCCCATGAGCAGCAACACGAGCACCGGCACCGGCGAGAACACCGCGAAGGGCGCGGCCGCCGACCGGCGGTCGGTCACCGTCATCGGGCTCGGACCGATGGGCCAGGCGATGGCCGACGCCTATCTCGACCAGGGCTACGAGGTCACCGTCTGGAACCGCACGGCCGCCCGCGCCGACGCCCTGGTGGCCCGCGGCGCGACCCTCGCAGCGGGCGTGGCGGATGCCCTCGCCGCCAACGAGCTGGTGATCCTCAGCCTCACGGACTACGAGGCGATGTACGCCGTACTGGAGCCGGCCACCGCCGCGTTGGCGGGCCGGGTGCTGGTCAACCTCAGCTCGGACACGCCCGAGAAGGCCCGGGCCGCCGCCCGCTGGGCCGCCGACCACGGTGCCGTCCAGCTCACCGGCGGCGTCACCGTCCCGCCGTCCGGGATCGGCCGCCCGGAGTCCGCCACCTTCTACAGCGGGCCGCGCGCGGTGTTCGACGCCCACCGCCCCGCGCTCGAAGTGGTCACCGGCCGGACCGACTACCGGGGCGAGGACCCCGGAATCGCGGCGCTGTACTACCAGATCGGCATGGTGATGTTCTGGACCTCCATGCTCGGCTACTGGCAGGCACTCGCCCTCGCCGACGCCAACGGCCTCCCCGCGTCCGAGATCCTCCAGCACGCCACCGAGACGGCGCAGTCGCTGCCGGGCTTCTTCGCCTTCTACGCCGAGCGCATCGACGCGGGCCGGCACCAGGGCGACGTGGACCGCCTGGCGATGGGCCTGGCCAGCGTCGAACACGTCCTGCACACCAACGCCGACGCGGGCGTCGACACCGCACTGCCCACCGCCGTCGTCGAGCTCTTCCGGCGCGGCGTCCAGGCCGGACACGGCGCGGACAGCTTCTCCAGCCTGCTGGAACTGATGAAGAAGGGTTGAGGGAGGGATGCGGGCGAGATGAGGGAGGGCGGTGAGCGCCGACGGTGGGTGGCGCCCGGGCCGGCGGTTCTCCACCCGGCGGTTCTCCATCTGGCGGCTCTCCACCCGGCGGTGGAGCGGGCGGGTGGAGGCCCGGCCCGACGGGTCCGGCCCGCGGGCCGATGCTTCTCCACCCGCCCGGCTCCTAGCGTCGGTTCAGGTCACCGAAGCGCCGGACCGCCCGGCGCCGGACCGTTGGAGGCCGTCGTGGAAACCGAGGACAGGCGTGGTGCGCGGCGGGGACGCGCCATGGGTGTATCGCTGACCGTCAACATCGTGCTGCCGCTGGTCCTGTACTACGTGCTGCGGGCGCAGGACGTCGCCCAGTGGCAGGCGCTGTTGCTGAGCGGAGTGCTCCCGGCCGTGCATGCGCTGGGCACCGCCCTGGTGCGTCGTCGAGTCGACTTCTTCGACCTGCTCGTGGTGGGGCTGCTG includes:
- a CDS encoding translation factor GTPase family protein: MHIQHTLNIGILAHVDAGKTSLTERLLFDTGAIGRLGSVDAGDTQTDTGLIERQRGITVRSAVASFTAGTTQVNLIDTPGHSDFVAEVERVLGVLDGAVLVLSAVEGVQAHTRVLMRTLRDMRLPVLLFVNKIDRVGARDDALLADIRRKLVPHLVPMTTVRELGTPSARALSPALDDDPEFRTRVAEALAEIDDALLARVVDGPYPSADELRTALAAHTRNGTTHPVHFGSARSGAGIGALIDGITGLLRPAPAGGDTTPNRAAPPRGTVFAVEREPSGKKTACLRLFTGTLAARQRVALHRNGPDGARLTHHGQITSLHVVGRRHGGDGTRQLTPGNIAKIGGLAEVRVGDRLTDPAGLDDGPRPPRFPAPTLRTLVRPREAAPGAASRLHAALQHLAEQDPLIHADAGPDGATTVLLYGEIQKEILAATLAHDFGIEAVFEPTRTVFLERPVGVGEATEEIGRRVPAPSGFWATVGLRVEPGQRGSGVAFRYETELGALPHAFHTAIEETVHSALRSGPRGWSVTDCAVTLTRSGFVGPLSTAGDFRGLTPLVLRRALDDAGTQLYEPCHTFDVDIPLDTLPAVTSCLTGLGAELSETAGGTTSWLVKGMIPASGVRTAEHRLPGLTRGEALWWSRPDGDRPVGRPAARTPGR
- a CDS encoding DNA/RNA helicase domain-containing protein encodes the protein MRKEQEFVDLLHERLDALRSGARSAMDEALPHAGGTFQARLERDVLVAEQAELLAGFEAGEHGLCFGRLAFRDGRDHHIGRIGIRRDDADRTPLVIDWRADVARPFYLATGHTPMGLRRRRHLTTKGRRVTALHDEILDLADSERTGHEGADADAVLLASLDAARTGRMHDIVQTIQADQDRIIRAPHDGVLVVEGGPGTGKTVVALHRAAYLLYAHRAQLARRAVLIVGPNPAFLGYIGQVLPSLGETGVLLATPGELFPGVTATGTDTPRAAEVKGGAAMADALARSVTDQQSLPDPVLVIDHEDGELHLDATIAAEARRQARATLLPHNLARPHFAFHVIDALTAQLAERIGADPYGGPNLLGPDDIAQLGKAIATSGAVHGAIEELWPSLTAQQLVADFLAEPVHLPDADAAAIRRTGGAWTPADVALLDEAAELLGEDDSAVRAAAEAERQELIAYAQGVLDLSYGSRTQEFEDRDDEDSEVLAAHDLIDADRLAERQEEADHRTAAERAAADRTWAFGHIIVDEAQELSPMLWRLLMRRCPTRSMTLVGDPAQTSEPGGCGAWESILTPHVGERWEHVRLGVNYRTPTEIMEAAAEIPRSLDPSFVPPKSIRSTGVHPWARRTDDLPAAVAQAVAREAEGDHGGRLAVIAPRERCAALAAALPTASAGPAPDLTNPVVILDPRQAKGLEFDTVLVAEPGEFGASDLYVALTRATQRLGVLHTGTLPRSLTALAG
- a CDS encoding GlsB/YeaQ/YmgE family stress response membrane protein, translated to MGILAWALIGLLAGAIAKALMPGKDPGGCLITMLIGIAGGLLGGWLGKVIFGVHSINGFFHLSTWIAAIVGSLIVLLLYRLTLGRHHAR
- a CDS encoding NAD(P)-dependent oxidoreductase, which gives rise to MSSNTSTGTGENTAKGAAADRRSVTVIGLGPMGQAMADAYLDQGYEVTVWNRTAARADALVARGATLAAGVADALAANELVILSLTDYEAMYAVLEPATAALAGRVLVNLSSDTPEKARAAARWAADHGAVQLTGGVTVPPSGIGRPESATFYSGPRAVFDAHRPALEVVTGRTDYRGEDPGIAALYYQIGMVMFWTSMLGYWQALALADANGLPASEILQHATETAQSLPGFFAFYAERIDAGRHQGDVDRLAMGLASVEHVLHTNADAGVDTALPTAVVELFRRGVQAGHGADSFSSLLELMKKG
- a CDS encoding MarR family winged helix-turn-helix transcriptional regulator; the protein is MTQGSDVEDLAGALYGSIGLLARRLRQLQAPGELSLPERAALARLDRGGPATAAELARAEQITSQAMGTTLGVLEERGFVERRRDPHDGRRIIMSLTEVGVEVLRHKRDARARQLAKAIEEQFTGAELATLKAAAPLIERLGDSL
- a CDS encoding TetR/AcrR family transcriptional regulator, producing the protein MQTSTRDRIIVTAARLLQRQGYVGTGIKQIAQEAQATLGSVYHFFPGGKETVAVAAIEHSSREFAALLKSALDAEPDPAAAVDACAGQLAEELRESGWIEGCPVTAAALETLGTDSPIQQACAAALHDWEQLVRDKLLRSGLPARDAGELATTIIGALEGAEVTAQVTRSEEPLRTVGRQLARLVGTYERSARPASGRD